GAGCTCTACTCGCTGCCGCCGGAGAACTTCTACCTGCCGGAGATCGAGTTTTCCGACGACGAGCTCGCGGCGCTGCGGACCTCGCTCAGCCTCCTGACCGAAGGTGAGTTCGCCTACGCCGAGCCGCTGCGGCTCGCGCTCCAGCAGGTCGCATGGGGACACCCCAACCCGCTCGTCGACCCGGACAACACCCCGGTGTCGATGGCCAAGTTCGCCTCGACCTCGTCCCGCGACCTGACCCAGCGCCTGGCCCGCATCGAAACCGCGATTTCGCGCCACAAGACGGTCACCTTCAGGTACCACACGATGCAGCGCGACGAGACGGCGGAACGCAAGGTCGATCCGTACCACCTCGTCTTCCGCGGCGGGCAGTTCTACCTGATCGGCTACGCCCACGAACGCGAGGCGGTGCGGGTGTTCCGGCTTTCCCGGATCAAGGGCAAGGTCGGATACGCGACCAAGTCCGAGCACGACTTCACGCCACCGGAGGAGTTCGAGCGCCGTGACTACGCCGACCTCGCCGACTGGCAGCTGGGCGAGACCGCCGGAACCGCCCGCATCTTCTTCCGCGACCGCATCGCCTGGCTGATCGAGCGTGACTTCAGCCGTCACGGCACGATCACCCGCCAGGAGGGCGACGGCGACCAGGAAGGCGGCGTCATTCTCGAGACCACCTACGCCAGCGACCGCGAGCTGCTCGCCTGGGTCCTGCGCTGGCGCCAGAACGCCGAGGTCCTCGACCCGCCCGAGCTGCGCGACCTGGCCGCCGAACGGATACGTCTGCTGCGCGACCGGCACATCAACGGCTTCGAGATCGCCAAGACCAGCGAAGGCATCGTGCCGCCGGTCAAGGAACGCCGCCAGCGCAACAAGGAACGGGCGTCCGCGGCGATCCGGCCCGAGCGTTTCGGCCGCCTGGTCACCCTGGCCGGAATGCTGATCGGGGCCGCCAAGGAGGAAGGGAAGCTTTCCGTCAGCGATCTCTGCCGCCGGCTCGAGTTGTCAGAGGAAGAGCTTCGCGACGACGTCGACGTGCTCAACGTAGTCAACTTCGGCGGCGGCACCTACGTGCTCTACGCCGAGATCAAGGGCGACGTGATCGAAGTCGATTCCGAGCCCTACGGCGATTCGTTCGCCCGCCCGGCGAGGCTCCTGCCGCTCGAGGCCAAGGCCCTGGTCGCGGCGATCGACCTGGTCGGTGACTACCTGCCGCAGACCCGGCTTGATTCAGCCCGCAACAAGATCATTGAAGCCCTCGGTCACGATCCGGCCCGCGAGGGTCTCGCGATCGCGCTCGATCCCGGTGGCGCCGAAGCGTCGCGGATCGTCAACGAGGCGATCGCAAAGAGGCGCGTCCTTGAGCTCGTCTACTACAAGGAGAACGAAGACAAGTACTCCGACCGGCGGGTCGAGCCGTACCGCCTCGAAAATGGACGCGAAGGCTGGTACGTCGAGTGTTATGACCTCGAGCGCGAGGCGATCCGTCACTTCAAACTGGACCGGATCAAAGAAGCGACGATCTCCGACGAGTCCTTCGACCGCCGTCCCGAGGCCGTGGAGATGGCCGGAGTCGAGGGCTGGATGAGCGACGGCGAGGTGCCCGAAGCCTCGGTCGCGCGCGTCTGGGTCTCACCCGAACGGTCGCGCTGGCTGCGCGAGGAGCGCAACGTCGTCGAGGAACTGAACGACGGCTCGGTCGTGATCGAACTGCCTTACGCCGGCACCTCCTGGCTGGTCCGCGAGATCCTGCGCGGCGCCGGTGACCTGGTCGTGCTCGAGCCGGCCGAAGCCCGCGCGGCGATCGCCCAGGAGCTCGCGGCCTGACCGGTTTCGTTGCAGGCCGGGTTAGGGTTGGTCGATGGAAGTAGGCGACGAAGCGGCGCCCCGGCATCCGGAGATCTTCCGGCTGGTCGCGCAGAACCCCGGACCGATGACCCTGACCGGGACCAACACCTACCTCTACGGGTCCGGTCCCTGCTGGGTGATCGACCCCGGACCCGAGGACCGGGCCCACATCGATTCGGTGAAGGCGGCGGTCGAGGACCGGGGCGGGCTGGGCGGCACCCTGCTCACCCATTCCCACAACGACCACTCCGGCGGAATCGTCCTCTTCGGCGATGCTCCAGTCTCGATCATCGATGGAGAAAGCTACGGCGGCCTTGAGACGGTCGCGACGCCTGGGCACTCGATCGACCATGCCTGCTTCTTCACCGAGGACAACGTCTGCTTCAGCGGCGACCTGATCCTCGGCTGGGGCTCGACCTACGTACCGCCAGACGGCGGATCGCTGGCCTCCTACATGGAATCGCTGAGAGTGGTCCAGGAGCGCGAACCCACCCTCATCTGCCCCGGCCACGGCCCCTTCATCACCGATCCGGCGGCCAAGGTCGCCGAGTACATAGAGCACCGCGAATCCCGCGAGCAGGGACTGATCGAAGCGATGGACCGCGGGGTGCGCTCGCGCATGGCGCTGCTCGACGAAGTCTGGTCGGACGTCCACAT
This sequence is a window from Thermoleophilia bacterium. Protein-coding genes within it:
- a CDS encoding WYL domain-containing protein → MAKDTEKLIRQLSLISFLMAQGRPVSALEIKREVEGYSVMNEDAFARRFYADRAELDSLGIELQVDRPGEGFFEAELYSLPPENFYLPEIEFSDDELAALRTSLSLLTEGEFAYAEPLRLALQQVAWGHPNPLVDPDNTPVSMAKFASTSSRDLTQRLARIETAISRHKTVTFRYHTMQRDETAERKVDPYHLVFRGGQFYLIGYAHEREAVRVFRLSRIKGKVGYATKSEHDFTPPEEFERRDYADLADWQLGETAGTARIFFRDRIAWLIERDFSRHGTITRQEGDGDQEGGVILETTYASDRELLAWVLRWRQNAEVLDPPELRDLAAERIRLLRDRHINGFEIAKTSEGIVPPVKERRQRNKERASAAIRPERFGRLVTLAGMLIGAAKEEGKLSVSDLCRRLELSEEELRDDVDVLNVVNFGGGTYVLYAEIKGDVIEVDSEPYGDSFARPARLLPLEAKALVAAIDLVGDYLPQTRLDSARNKIIEALGHDPAREGLAIALDPGGAEASRIVNEAIAKRRVLELVYYKENEDKYSDRRVEPYRLENGREGWYVECYDLEREAIRHFKLDRIKEATISDESFDRRPEAVEMAGVEGWMSDGEVPEASVARVWVSPERSRWLREERNVVEELNDGSVVIELPYAGTSWLVREILRGAGDLVVLEPAEARAAIAQELAA
- a CDS encoding MBL fold metallo-hydrolase, which gives rise to MEVGDEAAPRHPEIFRLVAQNPGPMTLTGTNTYLYGSGPCWVIDPGPEDRAHIDSVKAAVEDRGGLGGTLLTHSHNDHSGGIVLFGDAPVSIIDGESYGGLETVATPGHSIDHACFFTEDNVCFSGDLILGWGSTYVPPDGGSLASYMESLRVVQEREPTLICPGHGPFITDPAAKVAEYIEHRESREQGLIEAMDRGVRSRMALLDEVWSDVHIQLRPAANVVMEAHLQKLEAEGRLPFDLGE